From a single Flavobacteriales bacterium genomic region:
- a CDS encoding DUF1801 domain-containing protein, translated as MNPDIQAYNDAQLSDEDKRLCNTLASEIYLHLPEAENKIWHAHPVWFIEGNPVVGYHKLKDCIRLLFWSGQSFDEEKLQKEGKFKAAEMRYTSAGEINKTDLKRWLKKCVEIQWDYKNIVKRRGVLERLK; from the coding sequence ATGAACCCGGACATCCAGGCCTATAACGATGCGCAGCTTTCCGATGAAGACAAGCGCCTTTGCAATACCCTCGCCAGCGAGATATACCTCCATCTGCCGGAGGCTGAAAATAAGATATGGCATGCACATCCCGTATGGTTCATCGAGGGGAATCCGGTGGTAGGTTATCACAAATTAAAAGACTGTATCCGGCTGTTGTTCTGGAGCGGACAATCATTTGACGAGGAGAAACTTCAAAAAGAAGGAAAGTTCAAAGCCGCAGAAATGCGGTATACATCGGCAGGTGAAATCAACAAAACAGATTTGAAACGGTGGTTGAAAAAGTGTGTGGAAATCCAGTGGGACTACAAGAACATCGTTAAACGAAGAGGGGTTCT